In the genome of Henningerozyma blattae CBS 6284 chromosome 5, complete genome, one region contains:
- the TBLA0E00100 gene encoding uncharacterized protein: MSQGNICDDKLKPIEDKEMLKNLKLTNNYNNKGLLSSKKNVKGKVIKCRPKKRNIAAKVVKNFSRIEDDIRITGMDPTNNSMKVFDEEFNKLIGDCGIDWIQEEFSCLEDTITEEIPVVGPISMCDDTFGELFFGNTERDLCKDSDELSGNLRDINDINESFETIDSSLLFENHADIIRDTLDITSEDLTIQEQQNVLESKQSPDITTVSQNCFINDMISNNVSQSDAFFIFDVLV; this comes from the coding sequence ATGTCACAAGGTAATATTTGCGACGATAAACTAAAGCCAattgaagataaagaaatgCTAAAAAATCTTAAATTAACCAATAATTACAATAATAAAGGATTACtatcttcaaaaaaaaatgtcaaGGGAAAAGTTATCAAATGTAGACCAAAGAAGAGGAATATTGCTGCTAAGGTAGTTAAAAACTTTTCAAGAATAGAAGACGATATAAGAATTACAGGTATGGATccaacaaataattcaatgaaGGTgtttgatgaagaatttaataagttGATAGGTGATTGTGGTATTGATTGGATTCAAGAGGAGTTTTCTTGTCTTGAAGATACAATTACAGAGGAAATACCAGTAGTGGGCCCTATATCTATGTGTGATGATACTTTTGGCGAACTATTCTTCGGTAATACTGAAAGGGATCTTTGTAAAGACTCTGATGAGCTTTCAGGTAATTTGAgagatattaatgatattaatgaatcaTTTGAGACGATAGATAGTAGTTTGCTATTCGAAAACCATGCTGATATCATTAGAGATACTTTAGATATTACAAGCGAAGACTTGACAATACAAGAACAACAAAATGTGTTGGAATCAAAACAATCACCAGATATTACTACCGTGTCACAAAATTGTTTCATAAATGATatgatttcaaataatgttTCACAGAGTGATgcattctttatttttgatgTTTTAGTTTGA